One segment of Chromatiales bacterium DNA contains the following:
- the ssb gene encoding single-stranded DNA-binding protein: protein MARGINKVILIGNLGKDPETRYMPSGSAVTNLRIATSESFKDRETGEQQERTEWHSVAMFGKLAEISAEYLKKGSQVYIEGRLRTRKWQDKEQKDHYSTEIIADQMQMLGGRGGGGGMGGGSQDEGDSFGGAESGSRPARKPQAKAPAATVDSPEFDDDIPF from the coding sequence ATGGCACGTGGCATCAACAAGGTGATCCTGATCGGCAACCTCGGCAAGGATCCGGAAACCCGCTATATGCCCAGTGGTTCGGCGGTCACCAATCTCCGCATTGCGACCTCCGAGAGTTTCAAGGACCGGGAGACCGGCGAGCAGCAGGAGCGTACCGAATGGCACAGCGTGGCCATGTTCGGCAAGCTGGCCGAGATCTCGGCGGAATACCTGAAAAAAGGCTCGCAGGTTTATATCGAAGGCCGCCTGCGTACGCGCAAGTGGCAGGACAAGGAACAAAAAGACCACTACAGCACCGAGATCATCGCCGACCAGATGCAGATGCTCGGTGGCCGCGGCGGCGGTGGCGGTATGGGCGGTGGATCCCAGGACGAGGGCGACAGTTTTGGCGGTGCTGAGTCGGGCTCGCGCCCGGCCCGAAAGCCCCAGGCGAAGGCCCCGGCTGCAACAGTCGACTCACCGGAGTTCGATGACGACATACCGTTCTAG
- a CDS encoding bifunctional sulfate adenylyltransferase/adenylylsulfate kinase, producing the protein MGAFKEPHGGELKQLYLGEAAAEAEKKAAQKYKSWDLSERQLCDLELILNGAFSPLEGFLGKDDYEHVLRDMRLKSGVIWSIPINLDISKAFADTIKVGESIALRDQEGVLIATLQIQDIWTPDKAKEAWAVYGTEDQKHPGVDYIMNTAGPVYVGGTVRGVEPPTHYDFKLWRDSPAELRGRFRKLGWRKVVAFQTRNPLHRAHQELTFRAARECEANLLIQPVVGLTKPGDVDHYTRVRCYEHVLEQYPEQTTTLSLLNLAMRMAGPREAIWHAIVRKNYGCTHFIVGRDHAGPGNDSKGEPFYGPYDAQELMAQYETELDITMVPFKEMVYIEDRAQYVPADEVGKDEKVLNISGTEFRRRLNEGLDIPEWFSFPKVVEELRKTHPARHKQGFTIFFTGLSGSGKSAVARALLSKLLENGSRRVTLLDGDLVRKNLSSELGFSKEHRDLNILRIGYVASEITKNGGVAICAPIAPYTVTRRKVRQSVEPVGGFVEVYVSTPIEVCEQRDRKGLYAKARAGILKEFTGISDPYEVPENPEVVIDTQGISPDQAAHRILVKLESMGFIR; encoded by the coding sequence ATGGGTGCGTTCAAGGAACCACACGGCGGCGAGCTCAAGCAGCTTTATCTTGGCGAAGCAGCGGCTGAAGCCGAGAAGAAGGCAGCACAGAAATACAAGTCCTGGGATCTCAGCGAACGGCAGCTCTGCGATCTGGAGCTGATCCTGAACGGCGCGTTCTCGCCCCTCGAAGGTTTCCTTGGCAAGGACGACTACGAGCATGTGTTGCGTGACATGCGCCTGAAGTCCGGAGTGATCTGGTCGATACCGATCAATCTCGATATCAGCAAGGCCTTTGCCGATACCATCAAGGTTGGCGAGTCCATCGCGCTGCGTGACCAGGAGGGCGTGCTGATCGCCACGCTGCAGATCCAGGACATCTGGACCCCGGACAAGGCCAAGGAAGCCTGGGCCGTCTATGGCACCGAGGATCAGAAGCATCCCGGCGTGGACTACATCATGAACACGGCCGGTCCCGTGTATGTGGGCGGCACGGTGCGCGGCGTCGAGCCGCCGACCCACTACGACTTCAAGCTCTGGCGCGACTCGCCGGCTGAACTGCGTGGCCGTTTCCGCAAGCTGGGCTGGCGCAAGGTCGTGGCCTTCCAGACGCGCAATCCGCTGCATCGTGCGCACCAGGAGCTTACCTTTCGTGCCGCGCGCGAGTGCGAGGCCAACCTGCTGATCCAGCCGGTCGTCGGCCTGACCAAGCCCGGTGACGTGGATCACTACACGCGAGTGCGTTGCTACGAGCATGTGCTCGAGCAATATCCGGAGCAGACCACGACCCTCTCGCTATTGAACCTGGCCATGCGCATGGCCGGTCCGCGTGAGGCGATCTGGCACGCCATAGTCCGCAAGAATTACGGCTGCACGCACTTCATCGTCGGCCGCGACCACGCCGGTCCCGGTAACGACTCGAAGGGCGAACCCTTCTACGGGCCCTACGATGCGCAGGAACTGATGGCGCAGTACGAGACTGAACTCGACATCACGATGGTGCCGTTCAAGGAGATGGTCTACATCGAAGACCGCGCCCAGTACGTCCCGGCTGATGAGGTCGGCAAGGATGAAAAGGTGCTGAACATCTCCGGTACCGAATTCCGCCGTCGCCTCAACGAGGGGCTCGACATTCCCGAGTGGTTCTCCTTCCCGAAGGTGGTCGAAGAACTGCGCAAGACCCACCCGGCCCGCCACAAGCAGGGCTTCACGATCTTCTTTACCGGCCTGTCGGGCTCCGGCAAGTCGGCCGTGGCCCGGGCGCTGCTCTCCAAGCTGCTCGAAAACGGCAGTCGTCGCGTGACGCTGCTCGACGGCGACCTGGTACGGAAGAACCTGTCGAGCGAGCTGGGCTTCTCCAAGGAGCACCGCGACCTCAACATCCTGCGCATCGGCTACGTGGCTTCGGAGATCACCAAGAACGGTGGTGTGGCCATCTGCGCGCCGATCGCGCCCTATACGGTGACGCGGCGCAAGGTGCGCCAGTCCGTCGAGCCGGTCGGTGGCTTCGTCGAGGTGTATGTGTCCACGCCGATCGAAGTCTGCGAACAGCGTGACCGCAAGGGCCTCTATGCCAAGGCGCGCGCCGGAATTCTCAAGGAATTCACTGGTATTTCAGACCCTTACGAGGTGCCCGAGAATCCGGAAGTGGTGATCGACACGCAGGGTATCAGCCCTGACCAGGCCGCCCACCGGATCCTGGTGAAACTGGAGAGTATGGGCTTCATCCGCTAG
- the miaB gene encoding tRNA (N6-isopentenyl adenosine(37)-C2)-methylthiotransferase MiaB — protein sequence MPGKVYIKTFGCQMNEYDSSRMLDVLRVSHGMEPTDRPEEADVLLLNTCSIREKAQEKVFSHLGVWRELKEQRPGLLIGVGGCVASQEAEAVRSRAPFVDMVFGPQTLHRLPGFIDEIRARGRAVVDVSFPEIEKFDRLPEPRADGPTAFVSIMEGCSKYCSFCVVPYTRGEEVSRPLDDVVAEVAGLAAQGVREVTLLGQNVNGFRGPTHDGKFADLALLINYVALIEGIGRIRFTTSHPREFNDRLIDAYARVPKLANHLHLPVQSGSDRILTLMKRGHTVAEYEQKIRALRAVRPDISISTDLIVGFPGETAEDFAATMQLIEAIGFDQSFSFVYSPRPGTPAAALADPVPEEEKLRRLAVLQAKITAHSRSISRNMIGTVQRVLVERPSRKNPHQLAGKTSNNRWVNFDGPPDRIGRFVDLLITEAMANSLRGRLVSSAVAA from the coding sequence ATGCCGGGCAAGGTTTACATCAAGACATTCGGGTGCCAGATGAACGAGTACGATTCCAGCCGCATGCTGGACGTGCTTCGCGTCAGTCATGGCATGGAACCGACCGATCGGCCTGAAGAGGCCGACGTGCTCCTGCTCAACACCTGCTCGATACGCGAGAAGGCCCAGGAAAAGGTTTTTTCGCACCTCGGGGTCTGGCGCGAACTCAAGGAGCAGCGCCCCGGCTTGCTGATCGGCGTCGGTGGCTGCGTCGCCAGTCAGGAAGCCGAGGCGGTTCGCAGCCGCGCACCCTTCGTCGACATGGTGTTCGGCCCGCAGACACTGCATCGCCTGCCCGGCTTCATCGACGAAATCCGCGCGCGCGGTCGGGCCGTGGTCGATGTGAGCTTCCCGGAGATCGAGAAATTCGACCGTCTGCCCGAGCCCCGGGCGGACGGTCCGACGGCTTTCGTGTCGATCATGGAAGGCTGCAGCAAGTATTGCAGCTTCTGTGTCGTGCCTTATACGCGCGGCGAAGAAGTCAGCCGGCCGCTCGACGATGTGGTTGCCGAGGTCGCCGGGCTTGCGGCACAGGGCGTGCGGGAAGTCACGCTGCTCGGACAGAACGTCAACGGTTTCCGCGGCCCCACCCACGACGGGAAATTCGCAGACCTCGCCCTGCTGATCAACTATGTCGCCCTGATCGAGGGCATCGGGCGAATCCGTTTCACCACCTCGCACCCGCGGGAGTTCAACGATCGCCTGATCGATGCCTATGCGCGCGTGCCGAAGCTTGCCAACCATCTGCATCTGCCGGTGCAGAGTGGCTCGGACCGGATCCTCACACTGATGAAGCGCGGGCATACGGTTGCCGAATATGAGCAGAAGATCCGTGCCCTGCGCGCAGTACGGCCGGATATCAGCATCTCGACAGATCTGATCGTTGGTTTCCCCGGCGAGACAGCCGAGGATTTCGCGGCCACCATGCAGCTGATCGAGGCCATCGGCTTTGACCAGTCTTTCAGCTTTGTCTACAGCCCGCGGCCCGGCACACCGGCGGCGGCGCTCGCGGACCCGGTGCCCGAAGAAGAAAAGCTGCGCCGGCTTGCCGTCCTTCAGGCGAAGATCACCGCGCATTCACGGTCGATCAGCCGTAACATGATCGGTACCGTGCAGCGAGTGCTGGTCGAACGGCCATCGCGCAAGAATCCGCACCAGCTCGCGGGCAAGACCAGCAACAACCGCTGGGTAAATTTTGACGGGCCGCCGGACCGCATCGGGCGCTTCGTGGACCTGCTGATCACCGAAGCGATGGCCAATTCGTTGCGCGGCCGGCTCGTGTCTTCTGCTGTGGCGGCCTGA
- a CDS encoding PhoH family protein — protein MPGPETSPEPASETQELLLESPDNAALANLSGQFDENLRQIERRLDILISNRGDRFRLSGAPAAVEAGSRILRELFRLAATAPVDAQRLHMTIQENLMEHAAAQSAGSADDGGLTMKTRRLHIRPRGSNQRAYLEAIRSHDLCFGIGPAGTGKTYLAVASAVAALEEERVRRIVLVRPAVEAGERLGFLPGDMSQKVDPYLRPMYDALYEMMGFDRVARLIERNIIEVAPLAFMRGRSLNESFVILDEAQNTSIEQMKMLVTRLGFGSCAVITGDLTQIDLPRHQVSGLRHATQVLQGVVGINFTYFTAGDVVRHALVQRIVEAYQRFETAAAPKEDERRGGG, from the coding sequence ATGCCTGGTCCTGAAACGAGCCCCGAACCCGCTTCCGAAACGCAGGAGCTTTTGCTCGAATCGCCTGACAATGCGGCGCTCGCCAACCTGTCCGGCCAGTTCGATGAAAACCTGCGGCAGATCGAGCGGCGGCTCGATATCCTCATCAGCAATCGCGGCGACCGTTTCCGGCTCAGCGGTGCGCCGGCTGCAGTAGAAGCGGGTAGCCGTATCCTGCGCGAATTGTTCCGTCTGGCGGCAACAGCGCCGGTCGATGCACAGCGCCTGCACATGACGATCCAGGAGAACCTGATGGAGCACGCGGCGGCGCAAAGTGCCGGGTCCGCAGATGACGGCGGTTTGACCATGAAGACGCGGCGCCTGCATATCCGGCCCCGCGGCAGCAATCAGCGCGCCTATCTCGAAGCGATCCGCAGCCATGACCTGTGTTTCGGTATCGGTCCGGCCGGTACCGGCAAGACCTATCTGGCGGTGGCCAGCGCCGTGGCGGCGCTGGAAGAGGAGCGCGTACGGCGCATCGTGCTGGTGCGTCCGGCGGTGGAGGCCGGCGAGCGGCTCGGCTTCCTGCCCGGCGACATGTCGCAGAAGGTGGATCCCTACCTGCGCCCGATGTACGACGCGCTTTACGAGATGATGGGCTTCGACCGCGTGGCACGGCTGATCGAGCGCAACATCATCGAAGTGGCCCCGCTGGCTTTCATGCGCGGCCGCTCGCTCAACGAGAGCTTCGTGATCCTCGACGAGGCGCAGAACACCTCCATCGAGCAGATGAAGATGCTGGTAACCCGGCTCGGCTTCGGTTCGTGTGCCGTGATTACCGGTGACCTGACCCAGATCGATCTGCCCAGGCACCAGGTTTCCGGTCTCAGGCATGCAACGCAGGTCCTGCAGGGCGTGGTGGGGATCAATTTCACCTACTTCACTGCGGGCGATGTCGTCCGCCATGCGCTCGTGCAGCGCATCGTCGAGGCCTATCAGCGTTTCGAGACGGCGGCTGCACCGAAAGAAGACGAGCGGCGCGGTGGGGGCTGA
- the ybeY gene encoding rRNA maturation RNase YbeY — protein MRSCSASSRPISVSRRRLHRKKTSGAVGAEPPGPRVDIDVQLATGEAPVPDGADFERWVCAAMRATGSRRNGELAIRLVGADEGAELNQTWRDKPGPTNVLAFPPPDLAAAGLPDDVPAEFGDLVICLPVVVREAAEQGKAPLAHLAHLVVHGTLHLLGHTHDGEADTVRMEGLETAALAGLGFPDPYVTDARAGTK, from the coding sequence ATGCGCTCGTGCAGCGCATCGTCGAGGCCTATCAGCGTTTCGAGACGGCGGCTGCACCGAAAGAAGACGAGCGGCGCGGTGGGGGCTGAACCGCCGGGACCACGCGTCGATATCGACGTGCAGCTTGCTACGGGCGAGGCTCCGGTGCCGGATGGTGCCGACTTCGAGCGCTGGGTCTGTGCCGCCATGCGGGCGACCGGCAGCCGGCGCAACGGCGAACTGGCGATCAGGCTGGTCGGTGCGGATGAAGGCGCCGAGCTCAACCAGACCTGGCGCGACAAACCGGGGCCGACCAATGTGCTGGCCTTTCCACCCCCTGATCTCGCTGCCGCCGGTTTGCCGGATGATGTGCCGGCAGAGTTCGGCGACCTGGTGATCTGCCTGCCGGTGGTGGTCCGCGAGGCGGCCGAGCAGGGCAAGGCGCCGCTCGCCCATCTCGCCCATCTGGTCGTGCATGGCACCCTCCATCTGCTTGGCCACACGCACGACGGCGAGGCCGATACGGTGCGCATGGAGGGGCTGGAGACCGCGGCGCTGGCGGGACTGGGCTTTCCGGACCCCTATGTCACCGACGCTCGTGCCGGAACCAAGTAG
- a CDS encoding CBS domain-containing protein: MTGDDTDERSGGTWFGRLRQVIRGDTATREDLLQLLRDAHDRTVLDADELAMLEGVLAVSEMQVRDVMVPRSQMVVLERDASRDEILKTIVESGHSRFPLIGNDREEVVGILLAKDVLRYFVEAPDQAFDITRWLRPATFIPESKRLNRLLKELRMSRKHLAVVVDEYGGIAGLITIEDVLEEIVGEIDDEFDAAEAGPIQQQDPGCYHLRALTRIEEFNEFFGTALEDEHYDTVGGLVMYALGHLPRRGETVTVGEFQFRVLQADRRRIHSVEVTRRAAAAEDGDTAAA, translated from the coding sequence ATGACTGGCGACGATACCGACGAACGATCAGGCGGGACCTGGTTTGGCCGACTGCGGCAGGTAATCAGGGGCGATACCGCCACCCGCGAGGACCTGCTCCAGCTGTTGCGCGATGCGCACGACCGCACGGTGCTCGATGCCGACGAACTCGCGATGCTCGAGGGTGTGCTGGCGGTTTCCGAGATGCAGGTACGCGATGTGATGGTGCCGCGCTCGCAGATGGTGGTGCTGGAACGTGATGCCTCGCGCGATGAAATACTGAAGACCATCGTCGAGAGTGGCCACTCGCGGTTCCCGCTGATCGGCAACGACCGCGAAGAAGTGGTTGGCATCCTGCTCGCCAAGGACGTGTTGCGCTACTTCGTTGAAGCGCCCGACCAGGCCTTCGATATCACGCGCTGGCTGCGTCCGGCGACCTTCATTCCGGAAAGCAAACGGCTCAACCGGCTGCTCAAGGAGCTGCGCATGAGCCGCAAGCACCTCGCCGTGGTGGTCGATGAATATGGCGGCATCGCCGGGCTGATCACCATCGAGGACGTGCTCGAGGAGATCGTCGGCGAGATCGACGATGAATTCGATGCAGCCGAGGCCGGTCCGATCCAGCAGCAGGACCCTGGCTGCTATCACCTGCGTGCGCTGACCCGCATCGAAGAGTTCAACGAGTTCTTTGGCACTGCGCTGGAGGATGAGCACTACGACACGGTTGGCGGACTGGTGATGTATGCGCTGGGGCACCTGCCACGCCGGGGCGAAACCGTGACCGTCGGTGAATTCCAGTTCCGCGTATTGCAGGCGGACCGGCGCCGTATCCACAGCGTCGAGGTTACGCGCCGTGCGGCCGCTGCTGAAGACGGCGACACTGCCGCAGCCTGA
- the lnt gene encoding apolipoprotein N-acyltransferase: MIRRLLTSRGLLLALAGGACLPLGFAPFALWWLTPLLFAGLFLLLDGQALRERVRRAFVFGFGAFVTGTYWLYISIHDFGGLAPPIAGAIVLLLILIMSLYHAVWILLCSLVPGRARAWQCLAILPAGWTLIEWLRGWLFGGFPWLSVGYSQIDGPLAVWAPVVGVHGISLLVLLIAGALVVLPGGSLRPRLAGLLVIGLIAAGTLLLDELQWTTPHGDPLQVALVQGGITQDRKWLAEELESTQALYSKLTIGLDKPELIIWPEAAIPALAHEVEDYLTAFAELAKARHQTIVLGILTYEFDTKAFHNSLLMIGKGAGLYHKRHLVPFGEYFPVPDFIRNMLRMMNLPYQDIDAGPAHQLPLQMPGVALAPTICYEDVFGTELRSFLPAAGLLVNVSNDAWFGDSIAPHQHLQMARFRALETGRYMLRSTNTGITAIIDEQGRVIERGKQFGVAIVTGTAQPFSGATPWVRFGNTPVLGACLLLLLLPFVSRRRPGNASTD; this comes from the coding sequence GTGATCCGTCGCCTGCTGACCAGTCGCGGACTCTTGCTGGCGCTTGCCGGCGGTGCCTGTCTGCCGCTTGGCTTTGCTCCCTTTGCACTCTGGTGGCTTACGCCGCTGCTGTTTGCCGGACTGTTTCTGCTGCTCGATGGGCAGGCGCTCCGCGAGCGTGTGCGGCGTGCCTTCGTGTTCGGTTTCGGTGCCTTCGTCACGGGCACGTACTGGCTCTACATCAGCATCCACGATTTCGGCGGCCTGGCGCCGCCGATTGCCGGCGCCATCGTGCTGCTGCTGATTCTCATCATGTCGCTCTATCACGCGGTCTGGATCCTGCTCTGCAGCCTGGTGCCGGGCCGCGCCCGCGCCTGGCAGTGTCTCGCCATCCTGCCGGCCGGATGGACGCTCATCGAATGGCTGCGGGGCTGGTTGTTCGGCGGCTTTCCCTGGCTGAGCGTCGGCTACAGCCAGATCGACGGGCCGCTCGCGGTCTGGGCACCGGTGGTCGGCGTGCACGGGATATCCCTGCTGGTGCTGCTGATTGCCGGTGCGCTCGTCGTGTTGCCGGGCGGAAGCTTGCGCCCACGACTTGCCGGGCTGCTCGTGATCGGCCTGATCGCCGCCGGCACCCTGTTGCTGGACGAGCTGCAGTGGACCACGCCGCATGGCGATCCGCTGCAGGTTGCGCTGGTGCAGGGTGGTATCACGCAGGACCGCAAGTGGCTGGCTGAAGAACTCGAGTCCACCCAGGCGCTGTACAGCAAGCTCACCATCGGTCTCGACAAGCCGGAACTCATCATCTGGCCCGAGGCCGCCATCCCGGCGCTCGCGCATGAAGTCGAGGACTACCTCACGGCCTTCGCCGAACTCGCCAAGGCGCGCCACCAGACCATCGTGCTCGGCATTCTCACCTACGAGTTCGACACCAAGGCCTTCCACAACTCCCTGCTGATGATCGGCAAGGGTGCAGGCCTCTATCACAAGCGGCACCTCGTGCCTTTCGGCGAATACTTCCCGGTGCCGGACTTCATTCGCAACATGTTGCGAATGATGAATCTGCCCTATCAGGACATCGATGCGGGCCCGGCTCACCAGTTGCCCCTGCAGATGCCCGGTGTCGCACTTGCGCCGACCATCTGCTACGAAGACGTCTTCGGCACCGAATTGCGCAGCTTTCTGCCCGCCGCCGGGTTGCTCGTCAATGTCAGCAACGATGCCTGGTTCGGCGATTCAATTGCGCCGCACCAGCACCTGCAGATGGCGCGCTTCCGCGCTCTCGAAACCGGCCGCTACATGTTGCGCAGCACGAACACCGGCATCACGGCGATCATCGATGAGCAGGGCAGGGTCATCGAGCGCGGCAAACAGTTCGGCGTCGCGATCGTGACCGGAACGGCGCAGCCCTTCAGCGGTGCAACCCCGTGGGTCCGCTTCGGCAATACGCCGGTACTTGGCGCATGCCTGCTGCTGTTATTGTTGCCCTTCGTGTCCCGCCGCAGGCCCGGGAATGCATCGACGGATTAG
- a CDS encoding cytochrome b/b6 domain-containing protein, producing MSSTKASQYTVAKVLHWIAGVFIGFNLMSGWRIATFDLNVKEILISIHSGVGIMVFTLMIIRWWWRKKNNLYTPPNWWKRWPIVLQWIFYPLLLIQPVLGFCVALYNDYDVKAFGFVDISSLADSNPVLRALFFDMHTWLAVALIVLVLTHGADRLRVLFT from the coding sequence ATGTCTTCAACAAAAGCCTCCCAGTACACTGTCGCCAAGGTGCTGCACTGGATTGCCGGTGTGTTTATCGGCTTCAACCTGATGTCCGGATGGCGGATCGCCACCTTTGATCTGAACGTGAAAGAGATCCTCATCTCGATCCACTCGGGTGTCGGGATCATGGTCTTCACGCTCATGATCATCCGCTGGTGGTGGCGCAAGAAGAACAACCTCTACACGCCGCCGAACTGGTGGAAGCGCTGGCCGATCGTGCTGCAGTGGATCTTCTATCCCTTGCTGCTGATACAGCCGGTGCTCGGTTTTTGTGTGGCGCTGTACAACGACTACGACGTGAAGGCATTCGGCTTCGTCGATATTTCGTCCCTTGCGGACAGCAACCCGGTGTTGCGCGCACTGTTCTTCGACATGCACACCTGGCTCGCAGTCGCGCTCATCGTCCTCGTGCTCACGCATGGCGCTGACCGGTTGAGGGTGCTGTTTACCTGA
- a CDS encoding leucine--tRNA ligase, whose amino-acid sequence MNEAPRSETPYNPQDVEAEAQRWWAEQGSFRAQEDPAREKFYCLSMFPYPSGRLHMGHVRNYTIGDVIARHQRMLGRNVLQPMGWDAFGLPAENAAMAQGVAPATWTWDNIAYMRKQLRSLGFGIDWDREFATCQPEYYRWNQWLFLKLLEKGIVYQKTGTVNWDPLDQTVLANEQVIDGRGWRTGAVVEKREIPMYYMRITAYADELLEALDTLSEWPERVRLMQANWIGRSEGVEIAFPYADSARAAASADGALKVFTTRADTLLGATYCAVAAEHPLATAAARNKPQLAAFIDECKSGSVMEADLATAEKCGMPTGLHVIHPLSGAELEVWVANYVLMGYGEGAVMAVPAHDERDFEFATKYALPIRCVIRPATGACTDTTAPWQPEYAEHGITMNSGAFDGLDFQAAVDAIAAALEKKGLGKKRVQFRLRDWGISRQRYWGTPIPIIHCPACGDVPVPDDQLPVVLPVDCVPDGSGNPLNKRADFVNCSCPKCGQAARRETDTMDTFVDSSWYFLRFACADNHAAMVDERVRYWLPVDQYIGGIEHAILHLLYSRFWTRAMRDLGLLQLDEPFARLLTQGMVLNNIYFRKTDTGRLAYFNPTEVEVREDASGQPGHVLIADGEPVQTSGIGTMSKSRNNGVDPQALVDTLGADTARLFTMFTAPPEQSLEWSDEGVQGASRFLRRVWKAVHGHAAGGPAGKVDAAALTEPQRALRRQVHQTLAKVSDDIGRRRTFNTAIAAVMELLNSVVRAETATPADRAVIHEALELSLLMLSPIVPHICHRLWRVLGHAGAIIDEPWPQPDPAALVAATVGIVVQVNGKVRGRVTVATGASEAEVRAAALADDNVQRFVAGQPVRKVIVVPGKLVNVVV is encoded by the coding sequence GTGAACGAAGCACCCCGTAGCGAGACCCCCTACAACCCCCAGGACGTCGAGGCCGAGGCCCAGCGCTGGTGGGCGGAGCAGGGCAGTTTTCGTGCGCAGGAGGATCCTGCCCGCGAGAAGTTCTATTGCCTGTCGATGTTCCCTTATCCGAGTGGCCGGCTGCACATGGGCCATGTGCGCAACTACACGATCGGCGACGTGATCGCACGGCACCAGCGCATGCTCGGCAGGAACGTGCTGCAGCCGATGGGCTGGGATGCCTTTGGCCTGCCGGCGGAGAACGCGGCGATGGCCCAGGGCGTGGCGCCGGCGACATGGACCTGGGACAACATCGCCTACATGCGCAAGCAACTGCGCTCGCTCGGCTTCGGCATCGACTGGGACCGCGAGTTCGCCACCTGCCAGCCGGAGTACTACCGCTGGAACCAGTGGCTGTTCCTGAAGCTGCTCGAGAAGGGCATCGTCTACCAGAAGACCGGCACCGTGAACTGGGATCCCCTCGACCAGACCGTGCTCGCCAACGAGCAGGTGATCGACGGGCGCGGCTGGCGCACCGGTGCGGTGGTCGAGAAGCGCGAGATCCCGATGTACTACATGCGCATCACCGCCTATGCCGATGAGCTGCTGGAAGCGCTGGACACGCTGTCCGAGTGGCCGGAGCGGGTGCGGCTGATGCAGGCCAACTGGATCGGCCGCAGCGAGGGCGTGGAAATCGCCTTCCCTTATGCCGACTCGGCGCGTGCGGCCGCCAGCGCAGACGGCGCGCTGAAAGTATTTACGACCCGCGCGGATACCCTGCTGGGTGCAACTTACTGTGCGGTGGCGGCCGAGCATCCGCTGGCTACGGCCGCGGCGCGCAACAAGCCACAACTCGCGGCTTTCATCGATGAGTGCAAGAGCGGCAGCGTGATGGAGGCCGATCTCGCTACCGCCGAGAAGTGCGGCATGCCGACCGGTCTGCACGTGATCCACCCGCTGTCGGGTGCCGAGCTCGAGGTCTGGGTCGCCAACTATGTGCTGATGGGCTACGGCGAGGGCGCGGTGATGGCCGTGCCAGCGCATGACGAACGAGACTTCGAGTTTGCGACGAAGTACGCGCTGCCGATCCGTTGCGTGATCCGCCCGGCGACCGGCGCTTGCACCGATACCACGGCTCCCTGGCAACCGGAATACGCCGAGCACGGCATAACGATGAACTCCGGTGCCTTCGACGGACTGGATTTCCAGGCGGCGGTTGATGCGATTGCGGCCGCGCTGGAAAAGAAGGGACTGGGCAAGAAACGCGTGCAGTTCCGGCTGCGCGACTGGGGAATCTCACGCCAGCGCTACTGGGGCACGCCGATTCCGATCATTCATTGCCCGGCCTGCGGTGATGTGCCGGTGCCGGACGATCAGCTGCCGGTGGTGCTGCCCGTGGATTGTGTGCCGGACGGCAGCGGCAACCCGCTCAACAAGCGCGCCGATTTCGTCAACTGCAGTTGCCCGAAGTGCGGCCAGGCGGCGCGGCGCGAAACCGATACCATGGACACCTTCGTGGATTCGTCGTGGTATTTCCTGCGTTTTGCCTGCGCTGACAACCATGCGGCGATGGTCGACGAGCGGGTGCGCTACTGGCTGCCGGTCGACCAGTACATCGGCGGCATCGAGCACGCCATCCTGCACCTGCTCTATTCGCGCTTCTGGACCCGCGCGATGCGCGACCTCGGCCTGCTGCAGCTCGATGAGCCCTTCGCCCGTCTGCTCACGCAGGGCATGGTGCTGAACAACATCTACTTCCGCAAGACCGATACCGGGCGACTGGCTTACTTCAATCCGACCGAAGTCGAAGTACGCGAAGACGCGTCCGGCCAGCCGGGTCATGTGCTGATTGCCGACGGTGAGCCGGTGCAGACCAGCGGCATCGGCACGATGTCGAAATCGCGCAATAACGGCGTGGACCCGCAGGCGCTCGTCGATACGCTGGGTGCGGATACCGCGCGGCTCTTCACGATGTTTACCGCGCCGCCCGAGCAGTCGCTTGAGTGGTCGGACGAAGGCGTGCAGGGTGCCTCACGTTTTCTCAGGCGGGTCTGGAAAGCGGTCCATGGTCATGCGGCTGGCGGTCCGGCCGGCAAGGTGGATGCCGCCGCGCTCACCGAGCCGCAGCGTGCGTTGCGCCGCCAGGTGCACCAGACACTTGCAAAAGTCAGCGATGACATCGGTCGCCGGCGTACCTTCAACACCGCGATCGCCGCGGTGATGGAGCTGCTTAACAGCGTGGTGCGCGCCGAAACGGCGACGCCGGCCGATCGCGCCGTGATCCATGAGGCGCTGGAACTCTCGCTGCTCATGCTCTCGCCGATCGTTCCGCACATCTGTCACCGGCTCTGGCGGGTACTCGGCCATGCGGGTGCGATCATCGACGAGCCCTGGCCGCAGCCAGATCCCGCTGCGCTCGTTGCTGCCACGGTCGGGATCGTCGTTCAGGTGAACGGCAAGGTGCGCGGACGGGTTACAGTAGCGACTGGCGCCAGCGAGGCCGAGGTCCGGGCAGCAGCGCTTGCCGACGATAACGTGCAGCGCTTTGTTGCCGGACAGCCGGTTCGCAAGGTGATCGTGGTTCCCGGGAAGCTTGTCAATGTGGTGGTCTGA